The Blastocatellia bacterium genome has a segment encoding these proteins:
- a CDS encoding DUF87 domain-containing protein — protein MANDFEIGRVVAVDTAQVTIELNPDLKGMSRNTYEGPQEVGRINSYVIIPVGARRLVAMVTRVVLVEEAEMRADRTMVALPATRRLMKATLIGTIEGGSFRQGVSLFPVLDAPVYLAGRSDLDALFGPIEQDTGLASNSENPGYCIPIGESAVMQGRIIRINPDAFFGKHAAVLGSTGSGKSCTIASLIQAIREQPGVKRTIFVILDTNGEYRTAFQKQKDDGSWEDLGPRGTLYIPSDRVAKSDRLVIPYWFMSSEDFVRLFQASKGVQRPVLLEALRLARNEAGTASRLTVLREELIHEINRIWSLSGKDEKTSKDVRDLAQGLKNRISQDDLTTAWGEAEVKYSLTKAHVDRALDTVLTIASNHIDNGVYPKVLPADARKVIRDTLEPIYEKLTGAHLGESGADTSRSADTPSYFDKLKFRSRHLERVLCREESGGARARDYVGTMLMRIDRLLTDPRFDFLFGPVGQAMPNPVHALATFLRDTLGIGAAEALQLSSKDDAPEGQLPFYDRQRAGEKAVDVVILDLSLLVAEVLENVTALIGRLILEFLQRLGEYGGEGARGSLPVVLVLEEAHNYIQQPRSAEEESISRVLFERIAREGRKYGLGLVVASQRPSELSRTVLSQCNSFIVHRLQNPEDLRYFKEIVPAIYGPMLDQIPALAPQTALVLGECVPAPALVRIREARPVPRSRDPKFYRYWVTDSPPKVDVEAICKQWENASNQEEDSG, from the coding sequence ATGGCAAATGACTTCGAGATCGGCCGTGTGGTCGCCGTAGACACTGCCCAAGTGACCATCGAGCTAAATCCCGATTTGAAAGGGATGAGCCGAAATACCTACGAAGGTCCCCAAGAAGTCGGGCGAATCAACTCCTATGTGATCATCCCGGTCGGGGCTCGGCGCCTGGTCGCCATGGTAACGCGCGTAGTGCTCGTCGAAGAAGCAGAGATGAGGGCTGATCGGACAATGGTTGCACTTCCTGCCACCCGCCGCCTGATGAAAGCTACGCTCATTGGTACCATTGAGGGCGGTTCGTTTCGACAAGGCGTGTCACTTTTCCCTGTGCTTGACGCTCCGGTTTACCTGGCTGGTCGGTCTGACCTGGACGCCCTCTTCGGTCCTATCGAGCAAGACACCGGCTTAGCCTCAAACTCGGAGAACCCGGGGTACTGCATCCCAATCGGTGAGTCCGCAGTCATGCAGGGGCGAATTATTCGGATCAATCCAGATGCTTTCTTTGGTAAGCATGCCGCAGTCCTTGGGAGTACGGGGTCCGGCAAGTCCTGCACAATTGCCAGTCTGATCCAAGCCATTCGTGAGCAACCGGGAGTGAAGCGGACGATCTTCGTGATTTTGGACACGAACGGCGAGTACCGAACGGCATTCCAAAAGCAGAAGGACGATGGTAGTTGGGAGGATCTCGGACCACGGGGGACGCTTTATATCCCGTCTGATCGGGTTGCGAAATCTGACCGGCTCGTGATTCCATACTGGTTCATGAGCTCGGAAGACTTTGTCCGGCTGTTTCAAGCTTCCAAGGGTGTGCAGCGGCCTGTTCTACTTGAGGCTTTGCGTCTCGCACGAAATGAAGCTGGTACTGCATCACGGCTCACTGTGCTGCGTGAGGAACTTATTCACGAAATTAACCGAATTTGGTCGTTGTCCGGAAAGGATGAAAAGACCTCCAAAGATGTAAGAGACTTAGCACAAGGACTCAAGAACCGCATTAGTCAAGATGACCTCACGACCGCATGGGGAGAGGCCGAGGTTAAGTATTCTCTGACCAAGGCCCACGTGGATAGGGCTTTAGATACTGTGTTGACTATTGCCTCGAACCATATCGACAACGGCGTCTACCCTAAGGTCCTCCCCGCTGACGCTCGGAAAGTAATCCGCGACACCCTCGAGCCTATCTATGAGAAATTGACCGGGGCACACCTCGGTGAAAGCGGCGCAGATACCAGTCGGTCTGCAGATACTCCTTCATATTTCGATAAGTTGAAATTCCGCTCCCGGCACCTCGAGCGAGTTCTCTGCCGCGAGGAGTCAGGAGGTGCGAGGGCGCGTGATTACGTGGGTACGATGCTTATGCGAATCGACCGCCTGCTCACCGATCCGAGGTTCGATTTCCTGTTCGGTCCGGTTGGCCAAGCGATGCCGAATCCAGTGCATGCTTTGGCAACGTTTCTTCGTGACACCCTTGGCATCGGTGCGGCCGAGGCTCTGCAGTTGTCGTCCAAAGATGACGCTCCGGAGGGACAACTGCCCTTCTATGACCGCCAGCGTGCCGGCGAGAAGGCCGTTGATGTTGTTATCCTCGACCTGAGCCTGCTTGTGGCTGAAGTCTTAGAAAATGTGACCGCGCTGATCGGCCGTCTGATTCTCGAGTTTCTGCAGCGCTTGGGCGAGTACGGAGGCGAGGGCGCTCGGGGTTCGTTGCCCGTTGTCCTAGTCCTGGAGGAAGCCCACAACTACATCCAACAGCCGCGGTCCGCTGAGGAAGAATCGATTTCGCGGGTCCTCTTTGAACGAATCGCTCGCGAAGGACGCAAGTATGGCCTCGGTCTGGTGGTGGCCTCGCAACGGCCAAGTGAACTTTCCAGGACCGTGCTATCTCAGTGTAATAGCTTCATTGTCCATCGGCTGCAGAACCCTGAGGACCTGCGGTATTTTAAGGAAATCGTGCCGGCCATTTATGGTCCGATGCTTGATCAGATCCCAGCGCTCGCACCGCAAACCGCGCTGGTCCTCGGCGAGTGCGTACCGGCCCCGGCGCTTGTTCGGATCCGCGAGGCACGCCCCGTGCCTAGGAGCCGCGACCCGAAGTTCTACCGATACTGGGTAACCGATTCTCCTCCGAAAGTCGATGTCGAAGCCATCTGCAAGCAGTGGGAGAACGCGAGTAATCAAGAGGAAGATAGCGGATGA